A genomic stretch from Hyalangium ruber includes:
- a CDS encoding AAA-like domain-containing protein — MKVTCEDGSVGTGYFVTPDKVVTCEHVVRRVKKDGQVLLSLADGSSHPAHLERVDASTDVALLRLPQGAPSLTPLRVMAEVARNRPFALVGFPKTMGGNPLLLQGVVHDPVGRDKRGASALVLYSDMVAAGRGALMHGYSGSPVVVDGAVVGHLGRVLIEGDAERPAAELGLVFATPGREVLRFLQGEVPAPVAALPAQAPGAAYSQEWYVPRPECERLALAYLERPGSPAVLYGPRQSGKSWLLDHLVSAWRQKWPKGSVARINLLEFDGLASLTELTDQLAYTLMEELNGDESWLATHETGKGRASEMMRLGTMLKKHALGGGNPVLLAIDSTDAILGRAYAGSFFGGLRSWMQKSSPPWDQLRLLMAVSTTPSRIIQDTNQSPFNLSDPVVLPPLSQEDVGQLTQRHGLQLQATQLEGLYALAGGHPYLVRRALFAAAMASGGRGALPLEPTSEVFEAYLLSLGHFVEREKLGPVLKAVLRDPTTAVSPAQEDLLKKAWLVRRTVDGGLEPTCTLHREFFARVLGRSASQ, encoded by the coding sequence GTGAAGGTCACCTGCGAAGACGGGAGCGTGGGCACGGGCTACTTCGTCACCCCCGACAAGGTCGTCACCTGCGAGCACGTCGTCCGGCGGGTGAAGAAGGACGGCCAGGTCCTCCTCTCCCTCGCGGATGGCTCCTCCCACCCAGCCCACCTCGAGCGTGTGGATGCCAGCACGGATGTGGCGCTCCTGCGACTGCCTCAGGGTGCCCCGTCCCTCACGCCCCTGCGAGTCATGGCGGAGGTGGCGCGCAACCGCCCCTTCGCGCTGGTGGGCTTCCCGAAGACGATGGGAGGCAACCCCTTGCTGCTCCAGGGAGTCGTGCATGATCCCGTGGGCCGCGACAAACGCGGCGCCTCCGCTCTCGTGCTGTACTCCGACATGGTCGCCGCGGGCCGGGGAGCCTTGATGCATGGCTACTCGGGGAGCCCCGTGGTCGTGGACGGCGCCGTCGTGGGCCACCTGGGGCGCGTCCTCATTGAAGGAGATGCCGAGCGCCCCGCGGCCGAGCTGGGGCTGGTGTTCGCCACGCCTGGGCGCGAGGTGCTGCGCTTTCTCCAAGGAGAGGTACCGGCCCCCGTGGCTGCCCTCCCGGCCCAGGCGCCCGGTGCCGCGTACAGCCAGGAGTGGTACGTGCCTCGGCCCGAGTGTGAAAGGTTGGCCTTGGCGTATCTGGAGCGGCCCGGCTCCCCCGCTGTGCTCTATGGACCTCGGCAGTCGGGTAAGAGCTGGCTGCTCGACCATCTCGTGAGCGCGTGGCGGCAGAAGTGGCCCAAAGGCTCCGTGGCGCGCATCAACCTGCTGGAGTTCGACGGGCTCGCCTCCCTGACAGAGCTGACCGACCAGCTGGCGTACACGCTCATGGAGGAACTCAATGGCGATGAGTCCTGGCTCGCCACCCATGAGACGGGCAAGGGCAGGGCCAGTGAGATGATGCGGCTGGGGACGATGTTGAAGAAGCATGCGCTGGGAGGTGGCAACCCTGTCCTGCTGGCCATTGACTCCACGGACGCCATCCTCGGGCGCGCGTACGCGGGCAGCTTCTTCGGTGGCCTGCGCTCCTGGATGCAGAAGTCCTCCCCTCCCTGGGACCAGCTGCGCCTGCTGATGGCCGTGTCCACCACGCCGTCGCGGATCATCCAGGACACGAACCAGTCTCCCTTCAACCTCAGCGATCCGGTGGTGCTCCCGCCCCTGTCCCAGGAGGACGTGGGCCAGCTCACGCAGCGACACGGGCTTCAGCTCCAGGCGACCCAGCTCGAGGGGCTCTACGCCCTCGCGGGAGGGCACCCCTACCTGGTGCGCCGGGCGCTCTTCGCCGCGGCCATGGCGAGTGGTGGGAGGGGAGCGCTGCCGCTGGAGCCAACCTCCGAGGTCTTCGAGGCCTACCTGCTCTCCCTGGGACACTTCGTGGAGCGGGAGAAGCTTGGACCGGTGTTGAAGGCGGTGCTGCGCGATCCCACCACGGCCGTGTCCCCCGCTCAGGAGGATCTGCTGAAGAAGGCTTGGCTGGTGCGGAGGACCGTGGATGGAGGGCTCGAGCCGACGTGTACCCTGCACCGGGAGTTCTTCGCTCGAGTGCTGGGTAGGAGCGCCTCTCAGTGA
- a CDS encoding AAA-like domain-containing protein gives MTAAFQAGGFVREEMLYIERPADEELPEALLRGEFCYVLAPRQIGKTSLAVRTRKKLSAAGTRCVAVDLNEIGSHATAEQWFYSLVRIVAEGLDLEEYVEDFWEAHAKDSLPSRWTRFCHQIVLEQVKAPVVIFLDEIDSILSVADVADDFFASIRAMHEKREEAPELERLGFCLLGVAAPGDLMRDEARTPFNIGRAIHLEDFTVSEAERLLPGLAGLGSAPRPLLEGILAWTDGHPYMTLKVANALATEKASPHGETSAKARVDECVRRLFLESGRQEEPNLRYAEDRFSRGKRGEQIPKMLRLYRRLLAGEAVAAVGSDPVQQEFRLTGMVAERRAGEGRWLKVRNLIFATVFNEAWVRAREVDRIVAAPLDEWLARGRSQDLLLRGALLDQAQEWARDRDDLTREEREFLEASRELAAQTRSRRALVGVLGTALLVLVILVVVLYRKNIEAVEAQQRAEQAERQSREASDSLMKATARLSAALGQQQGAGAAGLEAALSTLVIAKRLQAPEPQEAFLGITRGISDLRYSVPLVGHEDSVWSAAFSPDGSRVLTASDDRTARLWDSRSGQLLATLKGHEDSVWSAAFSPDGSRVLTASKDRTARLWDSRSGQLLATLKGHEGRVVSAAFSPDGSRVLTA, from the coding sequence GTGACCGCCGCTTTCCAGGCGGGAGGCTTTGTCCGCGAGGAGATGCTCTACATCGAGCGTCCCGCGGACGAGGAGTTGCCCGAGGCCCTGCTGCGAGGCGAGTTCTGCTACGTGCTCGCGCCGCGACAGATTGGCAAGACGAGCCTCGCGGTGCGGACTCGGAAGAAGCTGAGCGCCGCGGGGACTCGCTGTGTGGCCGTGGATCTCAACGAGATTGGCAGTCACGCCACGGCGGAGCAGTGGTTCTACAGCCTGGTGCGCATCGTGGCCGAGGGGCTGGATCTCGAGGAGTACGTGGAGGACTTCTGGGAGGCCCACGCGAAGGACTCCCTGCCGTCGCGCTGGACCCGCTTTTGCCACCAGATCGTGCTCGAGCAGGTGAAGGCCCCCGTGGTGATCTTCCTCGACGAGATCGACTCGATCCTGTCGGTGGCGGACGTCGCCGACGACTTCTTCGCCTCGATCCGGGCCATGCATGAGAAGCGCGAGGAAGCCCCGGAGCTCGAGCGGCTCGGCTTCTGTCTGCTCGGCGTCGCCGCGCCTGGGGACTTGATGAGGGATGAGGCGCGCACTCCCTTCAACATTGGCCGCGCCATCCACCTGGAGGACTTCACTGTCTCCGAGGCGGAGCGGCTGCTGCCGGGGCTGGCCGGGCTGGGCTCCGCGCCACGTCCTCTGCTCGAGGGCATCCTGGCATGGACTGACGGGCACCCCTACATGACCTTGAAGGTGGCCAATGCGCTGGCCACGGAGAAGGCGAGCCCCCATGGCGAGACGTCCGCGAAGGCGCGGGTAGACGAATGCGTGAGGCGGCTCTTCCTGGAGAGCGGCCGGCAAGAGGAACCCAACCTGCGCTACGCGGAGGATCGCTTCTCGCGCGGGAAGCGTGGCGAGCAGATCCCGAAGATGCTGAGGCTCTATCGGCGGCTGCTGGCAGGTGAAGCCGTCGCCGCGGTGGGCAGCGATCCGGTGCAGCAGGAGTTCCGCCTCACGGGCATGGTGGCGGAGCGGCGGGCGGGTGAAGGCCGGTGGTTGAAGGTTCGCAACCTCATCTTCGCGACGGTGTTCAATGAGGCCTGGGTCCGTGCGAGGGAGGTGGATCGGATCGTCGCGGCACCACTCGACGAGTGGCTGGCGCGAGGCCGATCGCAGGACCTGCTGCTGCGGGGAGCGCTTCTGGATCAGGCGCAGGAATGGGCCCGCGACCGTGACGACTTGACCCGTGAGGAGCGAGAGTTCCTCGAAGCCTCCCGGGAGCTGGCGGCGCAGACCCGCTCTCGCCGAGCGCTGGTAGGCGTCTTGGGCACAGCTTTGCTGGTGCTGGTGATCCTGGTGGTGGTGCTGTATCGAAAGAACATCGAGGCCGTGGAGGCACAACAGCGAGCGGAGCAAGCGGAGCGGCAAAGTCGCGAGGCCTCGGACTCGCTCATGAAGGCAACAGCACGGCTCTCGGCGGCACTGGGTCAGCAACAAGGTGCTGGCGCAGCGGGGCTCGAGGCAGCCCTCTCCACGCTCGTCATCGCCAAGCGCCTTCAGGCTCCTGAGCCACAGGAGGCGTTCCTGGGCATCACCCGGGGCATCTCGGATCTCAGATACTCGGTGCCTCTCGTAGGGCATGAGGACAGTGTCTGGAGCGCGGCCTTCTCTCCGGACGGCTCGCGCGTTCTCACCGCCAGCGACGACCGCACCGCGCGCCTGTGGGACAGCCGCTCGGGTCAGCTGCTGGCCACCCTCAAGGGGCATGAGGACAGTGTCTGGAGCGCGGCCTTCTCTCCGGATGGCTCGCGCGTTCTCACCGCCAGCAAAGACCGCACTGCGCGCCTGTGGGACAGCCGCTCGGGTCAGCTGCTGGCCACCCTCAAGGGGCATGAAGGCAGAGTCGTGAGCGCGGCCTTCTCTCCGGATGGCTCGCGCGTCCTCACCGCCA